From the genome of Anaerolineae bacterium, one region includes:
- a CDS encoding tetratricopeptide repeat protein codes for MKQFNTFVILIAVLFFFGCAGGNAAKKKPDHIISGMKEIKKGTTWYQKGCYNRSLEHFFRAHELFAASDQLDGVAMSMNNIGNIYRIMEDIDNSLLFFEESISIYQDIKDYSGLVQALSNKAAVLIDSGRLEEADGVLRSAEDIAKKNSIPTNHILNKLGILFIRKKEYSRAEEILNSALANTDPVNHSEYATINFALGTLMRETGSYEKAVYFFKTALDTDRLSGFHKGIADDLAAIGDINFSQGKYEPAVNYFKRSIKIYALIENRNKVSEIMDRLVKAAEKAGLDISITEHFVKNWLEGKAFETPCN; via the coding sequence ATGAAACAATTTAATACTTTTGTGATTTTGATCGCGGTTCTTTTTTTCTTTGGATGCGCCGGCGGCAACGCTGCTAAGAAGAAACCCGACCATATTATATCAGGCATGAAAGAAATAAAGAAAGGAACCACCTGGTATCAAAAAGGATGTTATAATCGTTCTCTGGAACACTTTTTCAGGGCGCATGAACTTTTTGCCGCATCCGACCAATTAGACGGAGTTGCCATGAGTATGAACAATATCGGCAATATTTACAGAATCATGGAAGACATTGATAACTCCCTGCTCTTTTTTGAAGAATCCATCAGCATATATCAGGATATCAAGGATTACAGCGGGTTAGTACAGGCGCTCTCGAATAAGGCCGCCGTGCTGATAGACAGCGGCAGGCTCGAAGAGGCTGACGGCGTGTTAAGGTCGGCTGAAGATATTGCAAAAAAAAATTCTATTCCGACCAATCACATATTAAACAAGTTAGGCATCCTCTTTATCAGGAAAAAGGAATACAGCCGCGCGGAGGAGATATTGAACTCAGCCCTCGCTAATACTGATCCCGTCAATCATTCAGAATATGCGACAATAAATTTTGCTCTGGGCACCCTGATGCGTGAAACCGGGTCCTATGAAAAAGCTGTTTATTTTTTTAAGACAGCGCTGGATACCGACCGTTTATCAGGATTTCACAAAGGCATTGCCGACGATCTGGCCGCTATTGGGGATATCAATTTCAGCCAGGGCAAATACGAACCCGCGGTAAATTATTTTAAGCGGAGTATAAAGATTTATGCTCTTATCGAAAACAGAAACAAAGTATCTGAAATCATGGACCGGCTTGTAAAGGCTGCTGAAAAGGCCGGCCTGGATATCAGCATTACAGAACATTTTGTAAAAAACTGGCTTGAAGGAAAAGCTTTTGAAACCCCCTGTAATTAA